One window from the genome of Lynx canadensis isolate LIC74 chromosome E3, mLynCan4.pri.v2, whole genome shotgun sequence encodes:
- the LOC115504363 gene encoding basic salivary proline-rich protein 4 — MPAPPRASDERQLPPGAGGTRKDRPPEPEGERGPDTLTSDSGPPHLQRIIPQGLGLGLRRLPRQPRDATQCVSGRHLCWHPREAVEGRPLGPAQAPALGSGTGPPQSPPRALPPPHEPRRSPGCSFCGGRSSRRAAWPAGGGNPEGFSEEGVGLGGFEAEEGRVSGGPAGSTRCPGRGGLQDLGRGGPPAPGPWDPPRASFFVKENRLQGGQARACVSNPGSEPSRLHQTTSTLGGFEK; from the exons ATGCCAGCTCCTCCCCGAGCGAGCGACGAGCGCCAGCTGCCGCCGGGAGCCGGAGGGACGCGGAAGGACCGTCCCCCGGAGCCGGAGGGGGAGCGCGGCCCTGACACCTTGACCTCCGACTCGGGCCCCCCGCACCTACAGAGAATAATCCCCCAAGGTTTGGGCCTCGGTCTGCGGCGTTTGCCACGGCAGCCCCGGGACGCGACACAGTGCGTCTCAGGGAGGCACCTGTGTTGGCACCCACGGGAGGCCGTGGAAGGCAGACCCCTGGGCCCGGCCCAGGCCCCTGCACTCGGTTCTGGGACGGGGCCGCCTCAGAGTCCCCCGcgagccctcccccccccccacgaacCGCGGCGGAGTCCGGGGTGCAGCTTCTGTGGCGGACGCAGTAGCAGAAGAGCAGCATGGCCTGCCGGGGGAGGGAACCCGGAGGGCTTCTcggaggaaggggtggggctgggaggttTTGAGGCAGAAGAGGGGCGTGTTTCCGGGGGTCCTGCAGGCAGCACGCGGTGTCCTGGGCGGGGAGGTCTGCAGGACCTGGGCAGAGGCGGTCCCCCTGCGCCCGGACCCTGGGACCCCCCACGGGCGAGCTTCTTCGTCAAAGAAAACCGCCTCCAGGGTGGTCAAGCCAGAGCCTGCGTCTCCAATCCTgggtcagag CCCAGCCGTCTGCACCAAACAACCTCCACACTCGGTGGCTTCGAAAAGTAA